A window from Dysidea avara chromosome 2, odDysAvar1.4, whole genome shotgun sequence encodes these proteins:
- the LOC136246436 gene encoding TNF receptor-associated factor 5-like, with protein sequence MIKEFNKDVSSVDQAYQKKVQEVISQVDRDVTNSSKWPVAEKVAKALFTSPLPSHLECEICLDVLDDPVMTTCGRSYCKECVGKVHNKVCPHCQGEIETFPDRKSVRLINELKICCPYHTDHKCQWKGAPSELLNHLRVCDIKPIMCPHGCGKQLEKNNMRLHAEFDCSLRLVSCIHCWKKVKNRDMAKHISGCPKMPLPCPNKCSAPKVITREEMKQHLEVCPDQVVACKYSELGCQQKMKRKELDQHMSTAMQHHLDLVAKRAIREENARKQLEYANKQLEHANKQLEKKVASLEVMMTKLMNK encoded by the exons ATGATCAAAGAGTTCAATAAAGATGTTTCCAGTGTTGATCAG gcataccaaaagaaagtcCAGGAAGTGATATCTCAAG TGGATAGAGATGTCACCAACTCTAGTAAATGGCCTGTTGCTGAAAAAGTTGCTAAAGCTTTGTTCACATCTCCTCTGCCTAGTCATTTAGAATGTGAAATCTGTCTTGATGTCCTCGATGATCCAGTTATGACTACTTGTGGTCGAAGCTATTGCAAGGAATGTGTTGGGAAAGTGCATAACAAAGTTTGCCCTCATTGTCAAGGGGAAATTGAAACTTTCCCAGACAGGAAGAGTGTGAGGCTTATCAATGAGCTTAAAATCTGTTGTCCTTATCACACCGATCATAAGTGTCAATGGAAGGGTGCACCATCAGAGCTACTAAATCATCTCAGAGTTTGCGACATAAAGCCAATAATGTGTCCACATGGATGTGGTAAACAGCTTGAGAAGAACAACATGAGGCTTCATGCTGAATTTGATTGCAGTTTGCGTTTGGTCTCCTGTATTCACTGCTGGAAGAAGGTGAAGAACAGAGATATGGCTAAACACATTAGTGGTTGCCCTAAGATGCCTTTGCCTTGTCCTAATAAATGCTCAGCTCCTAAAGTGATTACTCGAGAAGAAATGAAACAACATCTTGAAGTTTGTCCTGACCAGGTTGTCGCATGCAAGTATTCAGAGCTTGGATGTCAACAAAAGATGAAACGCAAAGAGCTTGATCAGCACATGTCTACTGCCATGCAACACCATCTTGATTTAGTTGCTAAGAGAGCCATAAGGGAGGAAAATGCAAGGAAACAGCTGGAATATGCTAATAAGCAGCTGGAACATGCTAATAAGCAGCTTGAGAAAAAGGTGGCATCACTAGAGGTTATGATGACAAAACTAATGAATAAGTAA